AATATTCATATGCGGAAGGGAAATTGGTAGTCACCCAAATCTACTCCAATAAACTTCATGAGAAAAACCCTTTATATATTGGAGACGTTATTTATGATATTGATGGGAAAACCATTCCGCAAATGGTGAACAGTTTCGGAAAGTATATTCCAGCCTCCAATTCCTGGGGTAAAGTTTACAAAGCAAAAAATCTATTTCTGCTCAGTAATAAAGATTCACTTTCTTTAAAAATTGAAAGAAACGGCCAAAACCTGGAGGTCATCTCCAAAACTTATTTCGCAAAAGATATTGTTTCTGAAAAAAATATACCCTCGGATAAATGGAAGTTTATCGATCAAAAGAAAGAGATCGGCTACGTAGATATGGGAACTATTGAAAAAAAAGATCTGGACGAAATGTACACTAATTTGAAATCGTCAAAATCTATTATTTTTGATCTCAGGAATTATCCAAAGCAAACCATCAGACCTTTAAGTTTTCTTTTGCTGCCACAATCTACGCCCTATTATCAGTTTAATTTTCCGGACACAGCTTATCCTGGTAAGTTTTACAGTATCACCAACAGTATTGGCAGAAAAAACCCGGAATACTATAAAGGCAATGTCATCGTTTTGGTAAATGAGAGTACCCAGAGCCAGGCAGAGACAACGGCAATGATGTTCAAGCAGCATCCAAAAGCCAAAGTAATAGGAAGCAATACTTCCGGCGCAAATGGGGATATTATTTCATTTAAAATTGCCGGACTCGATACCCGCTTAACGGGACTAGGTGCTTATTATCCTGACGGAAAAGAAACACAGAGAATCGGTATCATTCCTGATATTACAGTAAAACCTACTGTAGAAGGGATTAAAAAAAGAAAAGATGAAGTACTGGAAAGGGCTTTGTTATATATAAAAACCAATAACTGAGTATTACAAAACGGAATCTGCTGCAAGGCATTTCCATTTAACTAATATTTAACTTTTAATATTTCTATTTTGTGAGATTTTAGAAGGATTTGGTCAACATTTTGATAGAATAATCATGTAAAAAATAAATTATGTCAGAAAAGATATTATGGATCGATGATGAAATAGATTTACTAAAACCTCATATCGTATTTTTGGAAAAAAAGGGTTACCAGGTAACTCCTGTCAATAATGTGAACGAGGCTTTGGAGCTTATGGATTCAGAGAAATTTGCTTTAACATTAATTGATGAAAATATGCCCGGCATCTCCGGTTTAGAAGCTATTCCTATGATTAAGGAGAAAGACAATTCCTTAAAAATAGTAATGGTTACCAAAAGTGAGGAAGAACACATTATGGAAGAAGCTATCGGTTCGCAGATTGCTGACTACATTCTAAAGCCCGTAAATCCGAATCAGATATTACTTTCATTAAAGAAAAACCTACAGCAGGATAACCTGGTGGAGCAAAAAACTATTTTACAGTACCAACAGGAATTCAGAAACCTTTCTATGGAGCTTTCTTATTTAAGAACTTATCAGGAATGGGCAGAATATTATAAAAAAATTCTTAGCTGGGAAATTAAATTTGATAAAGTAGCAGATAATGAATTTGCTGATCTTCTGCAATCACAGAAAGAGGAAGCTAATATTCAGTTTGCAAAGTTTATTGAAAAAAATTATGAACATTGGCTTACGGATTCTGACAAACCTATGATGAGCCACACGCTTTTCAAAGAA
This genomic window from Chryseobacterium sp. MEBOG06 contains:
- a CDS encoding S41 family peptidase gives rise to the protein MRKYFLFILFFLSLNFSAQVLSETQKLESLCRVWGFLKYYHPTIAKGNTDWNEQLIQKIGELEKIDNKASLNRLYMNWIESLGKTDPCKDCTKTDNKIYFLKNFDLNWINNSNIFSEDTAQKLHYIENNRNTGNNYYLGKSGKQIYFRNENSYGSTFTSKAVGLLELFRYWNYVEYFFPYKYETDENWNDVLTEMIPKFLNVNSDENYHLTLAELVTKTDDSHAYLHSKLISRSQYGNRKVPVEYSYAEGKLVVTQIYSNKLHEKNPLYIGDVIYDIDGKTIPQMVNSFGKYIPASNSWGKVYKAKNLFLLSNKDSLSLKIERNGQNLEVISKTYFAKDIVSEKNIPSDKWKFIDQKKEIGYVDMGTIEKKDLDEMYTNLKSSKSIIFDLRNYPKQTIRPLSFLLLPQSTPYYQFNFPDTAYPGKFYSITNSIGRKNPEYYKGNVIVLVNESTQSQAETTAMMFKQHPKAKVIGSNTSGANGDIISFKIAGLDTRLTGLGAYYPDGKETQRIGIIPDITVKPTVEGIKKRKDEVLERALLYIKTNN